The Variovorax sp. S12S4 genome includes the window AAAGCGACCGCGACCTGGGCTTCGTGTTCCAGGAGCCCACGCTCATGCCCTGGGCCAAGGTGTTCGACAACGTGTGGCTGCCGCTCAAACTGGCCGGCATGAGCCGCGATGCGGCCGCGCCGGTGGTGCAGCAGGTGCTGGAGATGGTCGGCCTTTCGCGCTTCGCCGACGTGTACCCGCGCGAGCTTTCAGGCGGCATGAAGATGCGCGTGTCGATTGCGCGCGCACTGGTCACGCATCCACGCCTGTTGCTGATGGACGAGCCCTTTGCCGCGCTCGACGAAATGACGCGCATCAAGCTCAACAACGACCTGCTTGCGATCTGGCGCGAGCACCGCTTCTCGGTGGTGTTCGTCACGCACAGCGTGTACGAGTCGGTGTACCTCTCCAATCGCATCGTGGTGATGGCCGCGCGCCCCGGCCGCGTGATCGACGAAATCCGTATCGACGAACCGTATCCGCGGGGCGAAGAGTTCCGCACCTCGAGCCGCTACAACGCGCACTGCACGGCGGTGTCGCAATCCCTTCACGGAGCGCTGCATGACGTCGATCACTGAGCCCGTGGTGCCGCCGGCTGAGGTGGCGGTGAACCCGGCCGACGCGGCACCGTCGGAAGCGATGCTGCGCGCGCATGAAGACAGGCTGCGCCGCCGCGACTCGATGCTGCGCATCGTGGTACCGGCCGCCATCGTCATTGCGCTGCTGCTGGCATGGGAATGGATGGTGCGCGCCAACAACATTCCGCACTACATATTGCCCGCGCCCTCGCTCATCCTGCGCACGCTGTTCGACAACTGGGCGTCGCTTTCGAGTGCGCTGTGGTTCACGGTCAAGCTCACGCTGCTGGCGCTGGCCGCGGCCATCGTTGGCGGTGTGCTGCTGGCCATTGCGTTCGCACTCTTCAAGTGGGTGGAGATCGGCCTTTTCCCTATCGCCGTGATCCTGCAGGTGACGCCGATCATTGCGATTGCGCCGCTGATATTGATCTATGTGTCCAGCACCACCGCGGCGTTGCTGTTGTGCGCGTGGATCGTGGCTTTCTTTCCCATCCTGTCGAACACCGTCGTCGGCCTGAAAAGCGCCGACAGCAATCTGCGCGACCTGTTCCAGCTCTACAAGGCCTCGCCCTGGCAGACCTTCCGCTACCTGCTCGCGCCCAGCGCGCTGCCTTACTTCATGGCGGGCCTGAAGATTGCCGGCGGACTGAGCCTGATCGGCGCGGTGGTGGCGGAATTCACGGCCGGCACGGCGGGCAAGGAAACCGGGCTGGCTTCGCGCATTCTCGAATCGAGCTTTCGCACCGAGATCCCGATGATGTTCGCGGCGCTGCTGCTGGTGTCCCTGCTCGGCATCGTGATCTTCATTGTGTTCGCTGCGTTGTCGCGCCTTGTGCTCGGGCATTGGCACGAGAGCGAAATGCGCCGTGAACGCTAGCACCATGGCAGCAGCGCAAGTCGACTGGAGCGCCCTGCATGCGGACCTGCGCGGGCTCAACGTCATTACCGCGCCAAACCAACGCAAGCAGCTGTCGAAAGACTTCTACTGGTACAGCCCCATCCTCACCGCGCAGCTCGCGGGCTGCGTGGCAGACCTCGTCGTGAAGGTCAGCACCGAGGACGACGTGCGCCAGGCCGCGGCCGTGGCCGCCAAGTGGAAGCTGCCGCTCACCGTGCGCGCCGGCGGCACCGGCAACTACGGCCAGTGCGTGCCGCTGGAAGGCGGCATCGTGCTCGACGTGACGCAGATGTGCCGCGTGCTCGACATCCAGCCGGGCCGCATGCGCGTGGAGGCCGGTGCGCGCATGCACGACATCGATCTTGCCGCGCGCGAAACCGGGCAGGCGCTGCGCATGTGGCCCTCGACTTGGCATGTGGCCACTATCGGCGGCTTCATCGCGGGCGGCTTCGGCGGTATCGGCTCCTTCCGCCACGGCATCCTTCGCGACCCGGGCAACCTGCTGCGCGCGCGCGTGATGACGGTGGAGCGCGAGCCGCGCACCATCGAGCTGCACGGCGACGAAATCCAGCAGGTGCACCACGCCTACGGCACCAACGGCGTGATCCTCGACGTGGAGGTGGCGCTAAACCCGGCAGTCGAATGGGTGCACTGCACGGTGCTGTTCGACACATACCGCGGCGCACTCGACTTCGGCATTGCCGCGCAGGCGCCGACGCTGGACATCTTCTTGCTCTCGACCGTCGAAGCGCGCTTTTCGCCCTACTACACGGCGATGCGCGACCGCTTCCCAAGCAACCGGCATGCGGTTTTCACCATGGTCTCGCCCGAATCGATGGCGGATTTCCGCGCGCTGGCCAATACGCACGGCGGCACGATCTCTGTCGCCGGCACGGAGGCCGAGCTGCTCGCCGACGGTCTGCCGCCCGCCTATGAATGCGCGTTCAACCACACCACCCTGCAGGCGCTGAAGGCCGACCGCGGCTGGACGTACCTGCAAGTCGCCTACGCCCAACCATTCGACCCGGCAGTTGTCGAGCGCCATCTGCAAATCTTCGGTGACGACGTTCTGCAGCACCAGGACTTTGCACGCGCCGGCGGCGAATGCGGCACCTTCGGCATCCTGCTGGTGCGATGGAAGGGCGAGGCCCACCAGTACGAAGTGATTCGCGAGATCGAATCGCAGGGCGGCTGCCAGATCTTCAATCCGCATGTGTTCACCATCGAGGACGGCGGAATGAAGACCATCGACACGCAGCAGATCGAGTTCAAGAAGCGCAGCGATCCTATGGGTTTGATGAACCCTGGAAAGACGCGCGGCTGGACTTCAGATATGGCTGTGGAGCGCTGAGATGACGTCGTGCTTTGTCGTTCGTTGGGTTGGCTTTCGGGGCTGCTGTTCGGGGCGCGCACCCGCCGACGGGGTACCTTTCTCCGCGAATGTCCCCCGGCCTGCGGCCTCCTCCTTTATTTCGCTGCGCAAGGCACCCCATCAGCGGGTGCGTTATCCAGAGCAGTCGTTGATCAGCGGTACACCAGCAGCGTGCCCCAGTGCACAGGGCATCGGGTGCTCCGCGCAGCGAAATAAAGGAGGAGGGCGAAGCCCGGGGACATTCGCGGAGGGGAGTACCCGGTGGCCTTTGCACAAGCCCTGAACAGCAGCGCCAAGTTCCGCGCGCCAAAAGTTTGTTCCCTCACACGCCCGCTGACATGAAAATCCCCCGCAGCATTCAACCCAGGAGTCCACTGCCATGCGCGTTCCCGCTCTGACCATCCGTCCGCTTGCTCTAGCCCTTGCCCTCGCGGCCGCTGCCTTCGCCGCACAGGCGCAGGAAAAAGTGGTGTTTGCCACCAACTGGAAAGCACAGGCCGGCCACGGCGGCTTCTACCAGGCACTGGTGGACGGCACCTACAAGAAATACGGCCTCGACGTCGATATTCAGCAGGGCGGCCCCATGGTCAACAACCGGCCGATGCTGCCGGCCGGCAAGGTCGACTTTCTGATGACCGGCAACCTACTGCAGTCCTTCGACAACGTGAAGAACGGCGTGCCCACCGTCGTGGTTGCGGCCTTCTTCCAGAAAGATCCGCAGGCCATGTTTGCGCACCCGGGCCAGGGCTTCGACACCTTCAAGGACATGGCCAAGGCCCCCGTCGCCTTCATCGGCAAGGACGGCCAGTTCAGCTTCTGGCAGTGGATGAAGTCGGAGCACGGCTTCAAGGATTCGCAGCTCAAGCCCTACACCTTCAACGTGGGCCCGTTCCTGGCCGACAAGAAGTCTATTCAGCAAGGCTACGCCATCTCGGAGCCGCTGTCGATCAAGGCGCAGGCCGGCTTCGACCCCGTGGTGCAGCTGCTGGCCGACAACGGCTTTTCGACCTACTCGACCACCATCGAAACGCGCGCCGACCTCGTCAAGACCAAGCCCGAAACCGTGCGCAAGTTTGTCGAGGCCTCGATCATCGGCTGGAACAATTATCTCTACGGCGACAACAAGGCAGCCAACGAGATGATCGCCAAGATCAATCCCGACTCGCCCGTGGCCGCATCGCAGGGCTCCATCGAACTCATGAAGAAGATGGGCATCGTCGACAGCGGCGAATCGCTCACCAAGGGCATTGGCGCGATGGACGAAGCACGTGTGAAGGACTTCTACGACAAGATGGTGAAGGCCGGTTTGTACAAGCCCGGCGAGATCGACCTTTCGAAGGTCGTGACCACGCAGTTCGTCAACAAGGGCGTCGGGCTCGACGTCCGAAAGAAGCTCGCCGGCAAGTAACCGGCACGCTTTTCTCTCGCGGGCCGCGCGGGGCTTGCGCCGGGGTCAGATGCCGGCGCCTGGGTTGCCATAAGGCACTGCGCGGCTCTTTGCTCCCTGGGCTCTGACCCCGTCTCGCCGACAGGCGAACCGGCCCTCTCTTTCATGAAAACGCTCGTCGTCCACTGCCATCCGAACCCTGAGAGCTTCAACCACGCGCTCTACCGCACGGCCCTTGCGGCGCTGGAGCCGCGGCACCCCGTCAAGGCCATCGATCTGTACGCCGAGGGCTTCGACCCGACGCTGACGCGCGAAGAGCGCATCGCCTACTTGGACAACCCCGAACTCATCCGCGAACGCGTGAAGCCCCATGTCGAAGCGCTGCTGTGGGCTGAGCACCTGGTGTTCGTCTACCCCACCTGGTTTCATGGACCGCCGTCCATGCTCAAGGGCTGGCTCGAGCGCGTGTGGCTGCCGGGCGTTGCATTCCTGCCCGCGGAGCGCAAGGGGCAGGTCGCAAAGTCGGGCATGCGGCACATCCGGCGGCTGACGGTCGTGACCACGGGCGGCTCGCCGCGCTGGTTCGTGATGCTCATCGGCGACCCGGGCCGGCGGCTCTTCACGCGCGCGCTGCGGGCGCTTTTTGCATGGCGCTGCAAGGTCACGTGGCTGCAGCTGCACGACATGAACGCCGTCACCGAACGCGACCGCATCCATTTCATCGAACGCGTGTCGCGCAAGCTGCAGAGCATCTAGCCAGGGAGACACACACCATGAGCCTTGAACGCATGCTCACCGTCCGCGTCGAACGCATCTCGCGGCAGACGCCGGAAATTCTGGCTTTCGAGCTGGCGCATCCGTGGGGCCGTGGACTGCCGGGCTATGAAGCCGGCGCGCACATCGATGTGTTCATGCCCGGGGGCTTCTCGCGCCAATACTCGCTGGCGCGATGGTCTTCCGATGCGCCGTCGAATGCCGCCTCGTACGTGATCGGCGTGAAGCGCGAGGCCCAAAGCCGCGGCGGCTCGGCCTCGATGCACGAGCGCGTGCGCGAGGGCGACCTGCTGGCCATCAGCGCGCCGCGCAACACCTTTCCGCTGCGCGAAGCGGCAACGCGGCACTTGCTGCTGGCCGGCGGTATCGGCATGACGCCGCTGCTGGCCATGGCCCAAGCGCTTGCGGCACGCGGCGCCAACTTCACCCTGTGCGTGTTCGCGCGCAGCGAAGAGCACCTGGCCTTTGCAGACGCACTGCATTCGCCGACGCTCGCACCGCACCTGCGGCTGCACCTGGACCAGGGCGATGCCACGCAGCGCATCGACCTGCGTGCGCTGCTGGCCGAGCGTGCACCCGGCACGCACCTCTACGTCTGCGGTCCCGGCGGCTTCATGAAGGCGGTGCGCGAAGCGGCTGCGCACTGGCCCGAAGACGCGCTGCACGCCGAATACTTCGCCGCGCCGGCCGATGCGAACACCAGCACCGGCCTGCCCTTCACGCTGAAGCTCGCGCAGCGCGGCATCACGGTGCCGGTTGCAGCCGACCAGACCGCCGTCGATGCGCTGCATGAGGTCGGCATCGACATTCCGGTGTCGTGCCAGCAGGGCCTGTGCGGCACCTGCGTGGTCGAAGGCGACGGCGACGGCGCGGAGCACCGCGATTTCTGCCTCACGGGCACCGAGCGCCGCACGAAAGTGGCCTTGTGCTGCTCGCGCGCCAAGGGCCAGGAACTGGTACTGCAGCTGTGAATGCGCGGCCCGCAATCGGCACTACCGACGAAAGCATCGGCGAGGCGCCCGCCACGCGCGGCCGTTCGCGCAAGTACACCCAAGTGCTCGGGCTCATCAACCAGGCCGCCATCGAGGTGTTTGCCAGCGAAGGGCTGGCCGGCGCATCCACCCAGG containing:
- a CDS encoding NAD(P)H-dependent oxidoreductase gives rise to the protein MKTLVVHCHPNPESFNHALYRTALAALEPRHPVKAIDLYAEGFDPTLTREERIAYLDNPELIRERVKPHVEALLWAEHLVFVYPTWFHGPPSMLKGWLERVWLPGVAFLPAERKGQVAKSGMRHIRRLTVVTTGGSPRWFVMLIGDPGRRLFTRALRALFAWRCKVTWLQLHDMNAVTERDRIHFIERVSRKLQSI
- a CDS encoding ABC transporter permease, which produces MTSITEPVVPPAEVAVNPADAAPSEAMLRAHEDRLRRRDSMLRIVVPAAIVIALLLAWEWMVRANNIPHYILPAPSLILRTLFDNWASLSSALWFTVKLTLLALAAAIVGGVLLAIAFALFKWVEIGLFPIAVILQVTPIIAIAPLILIYVSSTTAALLLCAWIVAFFPILSNTVVGLKSADSNLRDLFQLYKASPWQTFRYLLAPSALPYFMAGLKIAGGLSLIGAVVAEFTAGTAGKETGLASRILESSFRTEIPMMFAALLLVSLLGIVIFIVFAALSRLVLGHWHESEMRRER
- a CDS encoding ABC transporter ATP-binding protein, whose protein sequence is MSSTATPPLVSLRHVSKRFANGTLALQGMTLDIGEHDFISFLGPSGCGKSTALRLIAGLTRLSSGDMHWSGANTGKTQSDRDLGFVFQEPTLMPWAKVFDNVWLPLKLAGMSRDAAAPVVQQVLEMVGLSRFADVYPRELSGGMKMRVSIARALVTHPRLLLMDEPFAALDEMTRIKLNNDLLAIWREHRFSVVFVTHSVYESVYLSNRIVVMAARPGRVIDEIRIDEPYPRGEEFRTSSRYNAHCTAVSQSLHGALHDVDH
- a CDS encoding FAD-binding oxidoreductase, which gives rise to MAAAQVDWSALHADLRGLNVITAPNQRKQLSKDFYWYSPILTAQLAGCVADLVVKVSTEDDVRQAAAVAAKWKLPLTVRAGGTGNYGQCVPLEGGIVLDVTQMCRVLDIQPGRMRVEAGARMHDIDLAARETGQALRMWPSTWHVATIGGFIAGGFGGIGSFRHGILRDPGNLLRARVMTVEREPRTIELHGDEIQQVHHAYGTNGVILDVEVALNPAVEWVHCTVLFDTYRGALDFGIAAQAPTLDIFLLSTVEARFSPYYTAMRDRFPSNRHAVFTMVSPESMADFRALANTHGGTISVAGTEAELLADGLPPAYECAFNHTTLQALKADRGWTYLQVAYAQPFDPAVVERHLQIFGDDVLQHQDFARAGGECGTFGILLVRWKGEAHQYEVIREIESQGGCQIFNPHVFTIEDGGMKTIDTQQIEFKKRSDPMGLMNPGKTRGWTSDMAVER
- a CDS encoding PDR/VanB family oxidoreductase, whose translation is MSLERMLTVRVERISRQTPEILAFELAHPWGRGLPGYEAGAHIDVFMPGGFSRQYSLARWSSDAPSNAASYVIGVKREAQSRGGSASMHERVREGDLLAISAPRNTFPLREAATRHLLLAGGIGMTPLLAMAQALAARGANFTLCVFARSEEHLAFADALHSPTLAPHLRLHLDQGDATQRIDLRALLAERAPGTHLYVCGPGGFMKAVREAAAHWPEDALHAEYFAAPADANTSTGLPFTLKLAQRGITVPVAADQTAVDALHEVGIDIPVSCQQGLCGTCVVEGDGDGAEHRDFCLTGTERRTKVALCCSRAKGQELVLQL
- a CDS encoding ABC transporter substrate-binding protein; the protein is MRVPALTIRPLALALALAAAAFAAQAQEKVVFATNWKAQAGHGGFYQALVDGTYKKYGLDVDIQQGGPMVNNRPMLPAGKVDFLMTGNLLQSFDNVKNGVPTVVVAAFFQKDPQAMFAHPGQGFDTFKDMAKAPVAFIGKDGQFSFWQWMKSEHGFKDSQLKPYTFNVGPFLADKKSIQQGYAISEPLSIKAQAGFDPVVQLLADNGFSTYSTTIETRADLVKTKPETVRKFVEASIIGWNNYLYGDNKAANEMIAKINPDSPVAASQGSIELMKKMGIVDSGESLTKGIGAMDEARVKDFYDKMVKAGLYKPGEIDLSKVVTTQFVNKGVGLDVRKKLAGK